In Brevibacillus brevis, a genomic segment contains:
- a CDS encoding SagB family peptide dehydrogenase, with translation MNLEAFLRHLQYSPEKEQPPSFEVDWTDAPLPYKLYRGLPAIPLSLEVPLIMAGKAGPAGTEWRDLGHFLWYVYGLAQITQSVTVPEGWPMQSLRRFLPSGGGLYPSELYVYVRGEELDNGSGIYHYDAAHHRLVLLRPGRFDSYLARVLGGRCDVSDCFATVFVSTMFWKNYFKYSSFAYRLQGLDAGVAIGQLLEVAKRFGYEAGVHFQFLDRAVHHLLGLSEREESVYAVIPLSADPGKAWFPKGKATEKGEAEASGAAAADLIQELPKLEHRHYVRSRTIKEYPQLLAINEASWMETADAFRSALGVEDGEQADRAGELELPIGEKLSYDLAEICRKRVSPELDFTWGKVTLSELAALLRETTTAFSYRNDLDRTPQNSGMRVSLYVCLHGVEGVADGAYRYDAALHALQPIRPGDQRLWLQQGMSMDNVNLFQVPLCFHVAGDRDFLLKELGYRGYRILQMEAGMLVQRLLLAAGAIGLGGHPLLGFDAISCDELYQLEARGLTCLIQVPVGPYRYRPRLEGRLFG, from the coding sequence ATGAATCTGGAGGCGTTTTTGCGCCACTTGCAATACAGCCCGGAAAAGGAACAGCCGCCTTCCTTTGAAGTCGATTGGACAGACGCTCCCTTGCCATACAAGCTGTATCGAGGCTTGCCGGCCATTCCCCTTTCGCTGGAGGTGCCCTTGATCATGGCAGGTAAGGCGGGGCCGGCTGGTACCGAATGGCGCGATCTCGGCCACTTTCTGTGGTACGTGTACGGACTTGCGCAAATCACTCAATCGGTAACCGTTCCAGAAGGGTGGCCTATGCAATCGCTCCGGCGTTTTTTGCCCTCGGGCGGCGGGCTGTATCCGAGCGAGCTGTACGTCTATGTACGGGGCGAAGAGCTCGACAACGGCAGCGGAATCTACCATTACGACGCGGCGCATCATCGCTTGGTCCTCTTGCGCCCAGGTCGGTTTGATTCCTACCTCGCTCGCGTTCTCGGCGGTCGCTGCGACGTTTCGGATTGCTTTGCGACGGTCTTCGTATCGACCATGTTTTGGAAAAACTACTTTAAATACAGCAGCTTTGCCTATCGTCTGCAAGGGCTGGATGCGGGCGTGGCCATTGGGCAGCTGCTGGAAGTGGCGAAGCGGTTTGGCTACGAAGCGGGAGTGCACTTCCAGTTTCTCGATCGGGCGGTACATCATCTGCTCGGATTGTCCGAACGAGAGGAGAGCGTGTACGCTGTCATCCCCCTGTCGGCGGATCCGGGGAAAGCCTGGTTCCCCAAAGGGAAGGCGACGGAGAAAGGGGAAGCTGAGGCCAGCGGAGCGGCTGCGGCTGACCTGATCCAGGAGCTGCCCAAGCTGGAGCACCGCCACTACGTCCGGTCCCGCACAATCAAGGAGTACCCGCAACTGCTTGCGATCAATGAAGCCTCCTGGATGGAAACGGCCGATGCGTTCCGCAGCGCGCTCGGGGTTGAGGACGGGGAGCAGGCGGATCGAGCAGGGGAGCTGGAGCTGCCTATAGGTGAAAAGCTGAGCTACGATCTGGCGGAAATTTGCCGAAAACGGGTTTCGCCCGAGTTGGATTTCACGTGGGGGAAGGTAACGCTTTCGGAGCTTGCCGCTTTGCTGCGAGAGACCACCACTGCTTTTTCGTACCGGAACGATTTGGACCGGACGCCTCAAAACAGCGGCATGCGGGTCTCCCTTTACGTCTGTCTGCATGGCGTAGAGGGCGTAGCCGACGGCGCTTACCGCTACGATGCTGCCTTGCATGCCTTGCAGCCGATACGTCCGGGGGATCAGCGGCTATGGCTGCAGCAAGGGATGTCGATGGACAATGTCAACTTGTTTCAGGTGCCGCTTTGCTTTCACGTCGCGGGTGACAGGGACTTCCTTCTGAAGGAGCTCGGCTACAGGGGCTATCGGATCCTGCAGATGGAGGCAGGCATGCTCGTGCAGAGGCTGCTTTTGGCTGCGGGAGCCATTGGACTGGGAGGACATCCGCTGCTCGGATTTGATGCGATTTCCTGCGATGAACTGTATCAGCTGGAGGCCCGGGGATTAACGTGCCTGATCCAGGTGCCGGTCGGTCCTTACCGGTATCGGCCGCGGCTGGAGGGAAGGTTGTTTGGGTGA
- a CDS encoding TOMM precursor leader peptide-binding protein: protein MSGVVMVVGDGQLAQLVSDRLSASFSVVRQPDWTAGVANETRLALVLHDAWHPSVHRETEKLMLSSGIPWLRGFVSFGEGVIGPLVRPGGQGCSRCADRRKLMAGRDRKEMWELARRLGEYGGMPRDAWASRSGLMQMAEVIAAETQRVLAGGRAHTEGHVYLLHLKTLRSSRHFVLPDPSCDVCGHLPEDSAEAARISLQPNPKPHIDSYRCRSLGDLKKVLKADYLDYRTGFINGKMRDLVSPFADVGVNLPLFRGDESTAGRTHSYEDSEMAAILEGLERYCGMMPRGKRTVVRDSYRALRDQALDPATVGLHTKEQYDLPGFPFQPFHPDRPLDWVWGYSFLQERPLLVPELLAYYSLGTGDGFVFETSNGCALGGSLEEAIFYGILEVVERDSFLLTWYARLGLPRLDPDSARDEELSLMIERIRAAAGYEIHLFNATLESGIPSVWTIAKKANNQAGVNLICAGGAHPDPIRAVKSSLFEVAAMLLPLSDKFEANRDRYLEMLHNPSLVQKMDDHSMLYALTEAEERLHFLLGGTRPLQTFAQAFGERDRNADLTDDLKELLRTFRRLNLDVIVVDQTTPEISRNGLHCVRVLIPGMLPMTFGHHLTRVSGLERVLRVPMELGYASGPLTYEQLNPHPHPFP, encoded by the coding sequence GTGAGCGGAGTCGTCATGGTTGTCGGAGACGGACAGCTGGCACAGCTGGTGAGCGATCGACTGTCCGCGTCGTTTTCGGTCGTGCGCCAGCCGGATTGGACGGCAGGAGTGGCGAATGAAACGCGATTGGCCCTGGTGCTGCACGATGCCTGGCACCCTTCCGTCCATCGGGAGACGGAAAAGCTCATGCTGTCATCCGGCATTCCGTGGCTGCGGGGCTTTGTTTCCTTTGGCGAAGGCGTGATCGGACCGCTGGTGCGTCCGGGCGGGCAGGGCTGCTCCCGCTGTGCGGATAGACGAAAGCTCATGGCGGGGCGCGACCGAAAGGAGATGTGGGAGCTGGCCCGCAGGCTCGGCGAGTACGGCGGCATGCCGCGGGACGCATGGGCTTCCCGGTCTGGGCTGATGCAAATGGCGGAGGTGATCGCGGCGGAGACGCAGAGGGTGCTGGCAGGGGGGCGGGCCCATACGGAAGGGCACGTATACCTGCTCCATTTGAAAACACTCAGGAGCTCGCGCCATTTTGTCCTGCCGGATCCGTCCTGCGACGTCTGCGGCCATCTTCCCGAGGACAGTGCAGAAGCGGCCCGAATCTCGCTTCAACCAAACCCCAAGCCCCATATCGACAGCTATCGCTGCCGTTCGCTGGGCGATCTGAAAAAGGTGCTGAAAGCCGATTATCTGGATTACCGGACGGGCTTTATCAACGGCAAGATGCGCGATCTCGTATCGCCGTTTGCCGACGTGGGCGTAAATTTGCCGCTGTTCAGGGGCGATGAGTCCACGGCCGGCCGGACTCACTCGTATGAGGACAGCGAGATGGCCGCCATCCTGGAGGGCTTGGAGCGCTACTGCGGCATGATGCCCCGCGGCAAACGGACAGTCGTCCGCGACAGCTACCGCGCGCTCCGTGACCAGGCGCTCGATCCCGCGACGGTCGGGCTGCACACGAAGGAGCAGTACGACTTGCCCGGCTTTCCGTTCCAGCCCTTTCACCCCGATCGTCCGCTCGACTGGGTATGGGGCTACTCCTTTCTGCAGGAGCGCCCGCTTTTGGTACCGGAGCTGCTGGCTTATTACAGCCTGGGCACGGGGGATGGCTTCGTCTTTGAGACGTCAAACGGCTGCGCGCTTGGCGGAAGTCTGGAGGAAGCGATCTTTTACGGCATTCTGGAAGTGGTGGAGCGGGATTCCTTCCTGCTGACCTGGTATGCGAGGCTCGGCCTCCCCCGACTGGATCCCGACTCTGCTCGTGACGAGGAATTGAGCTTGATGATCGAACGAATCCGGGCGGCGGCGGGATACGAGATCCACTTGTTTAATGCGACGCTGGAAAGTGGAATTCCGAGCGTCTGGACGATTGCGAAGAAAGCGAACAACCAAGCGGGAGTAAACCTGATCTGCGCGGGCGGGGCCCATCCAGATCCGATACGGGCGGTAAAAAGCTCGCTGTTTGAGGTCGCGGCGATGCTGCTGCCGCTTTCGGACAAATTCGAGGCGAACCGGGATCGCTATCTGGAAATGCTTCACAACCCGTCCCTGGTGCAGAAGATGGACGATCACTCCATGCTGTACGCTTTGACCGAGGCGGAAGAACGGCTGCATTTTCTGCTAGGCGGCACTCGTCCACTGCAGACGTTTGCCCAGGCATTCGGGGAAAGAGACAGAAACGCCGACCTGACGGATGATTTGAAAGAACTGCTTCGGACGTTTCGCCGGCTGAACCTCGATGTGATTGTCGTGGACCAAACGACTCCCGAAATCTCCCGCAACGGCTTGCATTGCGTACGGGTGTTGATCCCGGGGATGCTGCCCATGACGTTTGGCCATCATCTCACCCGCGTGTCCGGGCTGGAGAGAGTGCTGCGGGTGCCGATGGAGCTCGGGTATGCGTCGGGGCCGCTGACCTATGAACAGCTCAATCCGCACCCGCATCCGTTTCCGTGA
- a CDS encoding putative thiazole-containing bacteriocin maturation protein has protein sequence MTKLPPSMRLKVKRDTFFLPDPHGSVYFRNNVGSFRMEGRMIDQWVERLLPMFNGEYTLEELTDGLPDEYRDRVFEIAGSLFHNGFAQDASQERPHSLPDKVLERYGTQIEFLSNVADSGAYRFMKFRQSNVLAAGCGPFFVSLVAALLDSGLPKFHLLITDEVPTNRQRLEELIGHARSMDAEVAVEELPVPDGDVSRLCEALQPFEAVLYVSQQGNIEELRQLQALCRDEGKLFLPAIFAEQIGLAGPLVSPGEEACWESMWRRLHQSAVKKDPDLHAFSAPAGALLANVVAFEWLKTAAGVSDSEKNKVFLLDLETLEGNWHSFAVHPLVSGNVRLMRKEEAAILLESEPKPVESDGVLSFFNTLTSAETGIFHTYEEEDLKQLPLAQCCVQAADPIGDGPAGLLPKRILSGLTHEEARKEAGLAGIEAYASRLMDKVLAASSIEWELGPAEFMGVGAGETASEAVCRGIEACLADEWSKQSRETGKPSIVPVRLGEVEDERCRYFWDALALMEEAPLVGLGEKVFGFPVVWVQANGSWHGSVGLNVTRALRQSLQLAIMAIQNEGELSHEAGTATVAHVQETLEQCLAIPTEPAAGHTEAVKSALDVLMQQGRRVDIFELELEPLFKKGLAGVYGVLVRKEESR, from the coding sequence ATGACGAAATTGCCCCCTTCGATGCGGTTGAAGGTGAAAAGGGACACGTTTTTTCTCCCCGATCCGCATGGCAGCGTGTATTTCCGAAACAACGTCGGTTCGTTCCGGATGGAAGGCAGGATGATCGATCAATGGGTGGAGCGGCTTCTGCCCATGTTCAATGGGGAGTATACGCTGGAAGAGCTCACGGACGGACTTCCAGACGAATACCGGGACCGGGTTTTTGAAATCGCAGGGAGCCTGTTTCACAATGGATTCGCTCAGGATGCAAGCCAGGAGCGCCCGCATTCCTTGCCGGACAAGGTGCTCGAGCGGTATGGGACGCAAATCGAGTTTCTGAGCAACGTCGCCGATTCCGGAGCATATCGGTTCATGAAATTTCGCCAGTCGAACGTGCTTGCAGCGGGCTGCGGCCCCTTCTTTGTCTCGCTGGTAGCGGCGCTGCTCGATTCTGGCCTGCCCAAATTCCACCTGCTGATCACCGATGAGGTGCCGACCAATCGGCAGAGGCTGGAGGAGCTGATTGGACACGCCCGGAGTATGGACGCGGAAGTCGCTGTTGAGGAGCTCCCTGTGCCAGACGGGGACGTGAGCCGCTTGTGTGAGGCTCTGCAGCCGTTTGAGGCCGTCCTGTACGTGTCGCAGCAAGGAAACATCGAAGAACTGCGGCAGCTGCAAGCGTTGTGCAGAGACGAGGGCAAGCTGTTTTTGCCTGCAATCTTTGCGGAGCAGATCGGCCTCGCGGGACCCCTTGTGTCGCCGGGCGAAGAGGCGTGCTGGGAGTCGATGTGGCGTCGACTGCACCAATCGGCGGTAAAAAAAGATCCGGATCTCCATGCTTTTTCTGCTCCCGCTGGTGCGCTGCTGGCGAACGTGGTGGCGTTTGAATGGTTGAAGACCGCTGCCGGTGTGAGCGACTCGGAAAAAAACAAGGTTTTTTTGCTTGATCTGGAGACGCTGGAGGGAAACTGGCATTCATTTGCGGTTCATCCACTGGTGTCCGGAAACGTTCGTCTAATGCGAAAGGAGGAGGCTGCGATCCTCCTGGAAAGCGAGCCTAAGCCAGTAGAGTCGGACGGCGTGCTCTCTTTTTTCAATACGTTGACATCGGCGGAAACGGGGATCTTCCATACGTACGAGGAGGAAGACCTGAAACAGCTCCCGCTTGCCCAATGCTGCGTGCAGGCAGCCGACCCTATCGGGGATGGACCGGCCGGACTGCTGCCGAAAAGGATCCTCTCCGGATTGACGCACGAAGAGGCCAGGAAAGAAGCGGGACTGGCTGGAATCGAAGCGTATGCTTCCCGGTTGATGGACAAAGTCCTGGCAGCTTCCTCCATCGAATGGGAGCTGGGACCCGCTGAATTTATGGGGGTTGGCGCGGGCGAAACGGCTTCCGAGGCTGTATGCCGGGGAATCGAGGCGTGCTTGGCGGACGAATGGAGCAAGCAGAGTAGGGAGACAGGAAAACCGTCAATCGTACCTGTCCGGTTGGGAGAGGTGGAAGATGAGCGCTGCCGCTATTTTTGGGACGCATTGGCCTTGATGGAGGAAGCGCCCCTGGTCGGACTGGGGGAGAAGGTGTTCGGATTCCCGGTCGTATGGGTCCAGGCGAATGGAAGCTGGCACGGCAGTGTCGGGCTGAATGTGACCAGGGCCCTGCGCCAGTCGCTGCAGCTGGCGATCATGGCCATACAAAACGAAGGAGAGCTGTCACACGAGGCTGGAACTGCCACCGTTGCCCATGTGCAGGAAACGTTGGAGCAATGCCTTGCTATCCCGACAGAACCGGCAGCAGGGCATACCGAGGCGGTGAAGTCCGCTCTTGACGTGCTCATGCAGCAGGGCAGGCGGGTAGACATTTTCGAGCTGGAGCTGGAGCCCCTGTTTAAAAAGGGATTGGCCGGGGTGTACGGTGTGCTGGTGCGAAAGGAGGAATCCAGGTGA
- a CDS encoding heterocycloanthracin/sonorensin family bacteriocin, whose amino-acid sequence MGIRVGGEETRSYIREVEHMDDFKNEIKKLQVDSFNSEEVTPWDNADQQDAMMVRGRCGGCHRCARCSCSCSCSCSCSCSCSCSCSCSCSCFCSCFFPCFFNCFI is encoded by the coding sequence ATGGGTATCCGCGTAGGTGGAGAGGAAACCCGTTCGTATATACGGGAGGTGGAACACATGGATGATTTCAAAAACGAAATTAAAAAATTGCAGGTGGATTCATTTAATAGCGAGGAAGTAACGCCTTGGGATAATGCTGATCAGCAAGATGCGATGATGGTTCGCGGACGCTGCGGGGGTTGCCACAGATGTGCACGCTGCTCGTGCAGTTGTTCCTGCAGTTGTTCCTGCAGTTGTTCGTGCAGTTGTTCGTGCAGTTGTTCTTGCAGCTGTTTTTGCAGTTGTTTCTTTCCTTGTTTCTTCAACTGCTTTATTTGA
- a CDS encoding DUF805 domain-containing protein, with protein MEWYLKVVKNYVGFTGRARRKEYWMFVLFHVIIYTVLAIVENLIGIPSVLSGLYSLAVLLPSLGVIVRRLHDTGRTGWWILISLIPVIGTIVLLVFLCLDSTEDNQYGVNPKNGAGASI; from the coding sequence GTGGAGTGGTATTTGAAAGTAGTTAAGAACTACGTAGGTTTTACAGGAAGGGCTAGACGCAAGGAGTATTGGATGTTTGTCCTGTTTCATGTCATCATTTATACGGTACTGGCTATCGTGGAAAACCTGATCGGTATTCCTTCGGTGTTGAGCGGACTCTACTCCTTGGCTGTATTGCTTCCTTCCCTTGGCGTGATCGTGCGCCGACTGCACGATACAGGCAGAACCGGCTGGTGGATCCTCATCTCGTTGATCCCCGTCATCGGCACGATTGTCTTGCTGGTATTCCTGTGCTTGGACAGCACGGAAGACAACCAGTACGGAGTCAATCCGAAAAACGGAGCAGGCGCTTCTATCTAA
- a CDS encoding DUF488 domain-containing protein yields MIVTTIGFSKKSLRTFATALQHHQVNRVIDTRLQNTSQLAGFAKKEDLSYILELLNIEYLHELSLAPTEELLKAIKQKEVSWKEFETTFLDLLQQRKIETKINDWVGDKVPCFLCSEEKPHHCHRKLVVEYLREFDPRMEIVHL; encoded by the coding sequence ATGATCGTCACCACAATCGGTTTCTCCAAAAAATCACTCCGCACCTTTGCCACGGCCCTGCAGCACCATCAGGTAAACCGCGTCATTGACACCAGACTGCAAAATACGTCACAGCTGGCTGGCTTCGCCAAGAAAGAGGACCTCTCCTATATTTTGGAGCTGCTGAACATCGAGTACCTCCACGAGCTTTCCTTGGCGCCGACGGAAGAGCTGCTCAAGGCCATCAAGCAGAAAGAGGTTTCCTGGAAGGAGTTTGAGACGACGTTTCTCGATTTGCTGCAGCAGCGCAAAATCGAAACGAAGATCAATGACTGGGTCGGCGACAAGGTCCCCTGTTTTCTGTGCAGCGAAGAGAAGCCCCACCATTGCCACCGAAAGCTGGTGGTCGAGTATTTGCGCGAGTTCGATCCTCGGATGGAGATTGTGCATTTGTAG
- a CDS encoding haloacid dehalogenase-like hydrolase, translated as MKGSSKQKKVMVGALLLAAIGVSIPGTGAFAGEISREAQKAEVPAVLDKGKWAPATYTAVQNVIEKYSKNNPGYDVKAKPYAAFDWDDTSIINDVTDKFFLYQMDQLAYKLTPSEFANVVKLTVPSGVLTGVKNDSGKPITLEQITNDLKRDYDYLYAHYEGFKGSSTLEEIRQTDQFHDFKIKLYFLYRAISKAYGANIAYPWEIYFCANMTEAEVVELATASHRHSLSSAISEVKGTSPASMAGEAGVVSISYVEGMRLAPEISNLMNTLRSNGIDVYVVSAGFEPVVEAIASSPEFGYNVPKDHVFGLRLEQNAQNQYQPLYKKEYPFTYREGKAELIRKEIAVKSGGRDPILVAGDSNSDYGNFTLLKGIELGLIVNHLSSGDFGNISKEAASQIGKSNPKYVLQGVDEVTGLWRPAESTIRIGTNQEALLNEDLK; from the coding sequence ATGAAGGGTTCGTCGAAACAAAAAAAAGTCATGGTGGGCGCGCTGCTGCTGGCTGCTATTGGCGTTAGCATTCCCGGCACCGGGGCGTTCGCGGGCGAGATCTCCAGGGAAGCCCAAAAAGCGGAAGTGCCAGCGGTGCTCGACAAGGGGAAGTGGGCGCCTGCGACGTATACGGCCGTGCAAAACGTGATTGAAAAATACAGCAAAAACAACCCGGGGTACGACGTCAAAGCGAAGCCTTATGCCGCGTTCGACTGGGACGATACCAGCATCATCAACGACGTGACGGATAAATTTTTCCTCTACCAGATGGACCAGCTGGCTTACAAGCTGACTCCGAGCGAGTTCGCGAATGTGGTCAAGCTCACTGTCCCAAGCGGCGTTTTAACCGGTGTGAAAAATGACAGTGGAAAGCCGATAACTTTGGAGCAAATAACGAACGATCTGAAGAGAGACTACGACTATTTGTATGCCCATTACGAGGGCTTCAAGGGCAGCAGCACCCTTGAGGAAATTCGCCAGACGGACCAGTTCCACGATTTCAAAATCAAGCTTTACTTCTTGTACAGAGCCATCAGCAAGGCGTACGGAGCGAACATTGCGTACCCGTGGGAAATTTATTTCTGTGCGAACATGACGGAAGCAGAAGTGGTGGAATTGGCGACGGCTTCTCACCGCCACAGCTTGTCTTCGGCCATTTCGGAGGTGAAAGGGACGAGCCCCGCGTCAATGGCAGGAGAGGCCGGCGTGGTCAGCATTTCCTACGTGGAAGGAATGCGTTTGGCGCCTGAAATTTCCAATCTGATGAACACACTCCGAAGCAACGGAATCGATGTGTACGTAGTTTCGGCAGGCTTTGAACCAGTCGTGGAGGCCATCGCGTCCAGCCCCGAGTTTGGCTACAACGTTCCAAAAGACCACGTGTTTGGCTTGCGGTTGGAGCAAAACGCCCAGAATCAGTATCAGCCCTTGTACAAAAAGGAATATCCGTTTACGTATCGGGAAGGGAAAGCTGAGTTGATTCGCAAGGAAATCGCCGTCAAAAGCGGCGGACGCGATCCGATTCTGGTAGCGGGGGACAGCAATTCGGACTACGGGAACTTTACTCTATTAAAAGGGATTGAGCTCGGGCTGATCGTCAACCACCTGAGCAGCGGGGACTTCGGCAACATTTCCAAAGAAGCTGCATCCCAAATTGGAAAAAGCAATCCCAAATACGTCCTCCAGGGAGTGGATGAAGTCACCGGCTTGTGGAGGCCAGCCGAGTCTACGATCAGGATTGGAACGAATCAAGAAGCTCTCCTGAATGAGGATTTGAAATAA
- a CDS encoding amino acid ABC transporter ATP-binding protein, whose amino-acid sequence MIKVENVYKSFGRLEVLRGISTTIEKGEVVALIGPSGSGKSTLLRCMNLLETPTSGHVYVNGRDLASPGTNIMEVRQQIGMVFQHFHLFPHKTVMENMIYAPITVKKVSKPQATQKAMELLEKVGLREKVDVYPGKLSGGQKQRVAIARSLAMEPQIMLFDEPTSALDPEMVKEVLEVIKSLAHTGITMVIVTHEMGFAREVADRICFLDGGQLIEEASPKEFFTNPKSERTRQFLEKML is encoded by the coding sequence GTGATTAAGGTCGAGAATGTTTATAAGTCGTTTGGAAGATTGGAAGTGCTGCGGGGTATTTCCACCACGATCGAGAAGGGAGAGGTGGTCGCGCTCATCGGTCCGTCGGGTTCGGGAAAGTCCACGCTGCTGCGGTGTATGAACCTGCTGGAAACGCCGACGAGCGGGCACGTGTATGTGAATGGCCGTGATCTGGCTTCGCCCGGAACCAATATCATGGAGGTTCGCCAACAGATCGGGATGGTATTCCAGCACTTTCACCTCTTTCCCCATAAAACGGTCATGGAAAATATGATTTATGCGCCGATAACCGTGAAGAAGGTGTCCAAACCGCAGGCGACGCAAAAGGCCATGGAGCTGCTGGAGAAGGTCGGGCTGCGCGAAAAGGTGGACGTGTATCCGGGAAAATTGTCGGGAGGGCAAAAACAGCGGGTAGCCATCGCCCGTTCGCTGGCGATGGAGCCACAGATCATGCTGTTTGACGAACCGACCTCTGCGCTGGATCCGGAGATGGTGAAGGAAGTGCTGGAAGTCATCAAATCGTTGGCCCACACAGGGATTACCATGGTGATCGTCACGCACGAGATGGGCTTCGCCCGGGAAGTGGCTGACCGCATCTGCTTCCTGGACGGAGGACAGCTGATCGAGGAAGCTTCTCCGAAAGAGTTTTTTACGAATCCCAAAAGCGAACGGACCCGGCAGTTTCTGGAGAAGATGCTCTAG
- a CDS encoding amino acid ABC transporter permease — MNLHFDQILPKVPFIFEGILVTLEFTLLSAIFGFLLGVLLSLCKISSVKPLQGLATAYTSVFRGTPLILQLTMIYFATPQLLQYDISALQAGVITFALNSAAYTSETIRGGILAVDKGQREAAMALGVPYNRMMWDIILPQAMKNILPAMVNEGINLLKDSALVSTIGAADLLRRANIIAAEKYLYFEPLLIVGLIYYLMIVTMTWGARGLERRLRRSD; from the coding sequence GTGAACCTGCACTTTGACCAGATCCTCCCGAAAGTCCCGTTTATTTTCGAAGGAATTCTGGTCACCCTAGAATTTACGCTGTTGTCTGCTATTTTCGGCTTTTTGCTAGGAGTACTCCTGTCGCTTTGCAAAATCTCCTCGGTCAAGCCGCTCCAGGGGCTGGCCACTGCCTACACATCGGTCTTTCGCGGGACGCCGCTGATTTTGCAATTGACGATGATTTATTTTGCGACGCCACAGCTCCTGCAGTACGATATATCCGCTTTGCAGGCAGGGGTGATCACCTTCGCGCTCAATTCGGCTGCCTATACGTCCGAGACGATTCGGGGCGGCATACTCGCTGTGGACAAGGGACAGAGGGAGGCGGCGATGGCGCTCGGGGTGCCGTACAACCGAATGATGTGGGACATTATCCTGCCCCAGGCGATGAAAAACATTTTGCCGGCCATGGTAAACGAAGGGATCAACCTGTTGAAGGATTCGGCCCTCGTCTCGACGATCGGGGCGGCGGATTTGCTGCGCCGGGCCAACATAATCGCTGCGGAAAAATATTTGTACTTCGAGCCGCTATTGATTGTCGGGCTGATTTATTATCTGATGATTGTGACAATGACGTGGGGCGCCCGCGGGCTGGAGAGGAGGCTTCGCCGCAGTGATTAA
- a CDS encoding transporter substrate-binding domain-containing protein, with translation MRKAICLWGIAAALAFGVLSGCGGGNQQAAGQAGNTGQGQSNAFKGKITMATSADFKPFEFHDTSSGNDVIDGFDIDVAKAIAKELNYELDIKDMDYTGLLSALQANRFDFVMAAMNPTEERRKNVDFSDPYYKTKFAVVYKSGNSYKSISDLKGKKIGVQLGSSQEAAAQKAGGMDLVSLNKVPDLIQELKSNRIDGVIVEDLVAEDYVKANNELAYSSLDDLEGLDVSIAFPKGSKRVEEFNKAVQALKDQGELQKLEEKWFGKK, from the coding sequence ATGCGAAAGGCGATATGCCTGTGGGGGATAGCAGCAGCTCTGGCGTTCGGCGTGTTATCCGGATGCGGAGGGGGAAATCAGCAAGCCGCGGGACAAGCCGGGAACACCGGTCAAGGTCAGAGCAATGCCTTCAAAGGGAAAATAACGATGGCGACTTCCGCCGATTTCAAGCCGTTTGAATTCCATGACACATCGAGCGGCAATGACGTGATCGATGGCTTTGATATCGATGTGGCCAAAGCGATCGCGAAGGAATTGAATTACGAGCTGGATATAAAAGACATGGATTACACAGGCTTGCTTTCCGCCCTTCAGGCAAATCGGTTTGATTTTGTCATGGCCGCCATGAATCCGACGGAAGAGCGCAGGAAGAATGTGGATTTCTCCGATCCGTACTACAAGACCAAATTTGCGGTTGTGTACAAGAGCGGAAACTCGTACAAAAGCATTTCCGACCTCAAGGGCAAGAAAATAGGGGTTCAGCTCGGCAGTTCGCAGGAGGCGGCGGCCCAAAAGGCAGGCGGGATGGACCTGGTGAGTCTCAACAAGGTGCCCGACCTGATCCAGGAGCTGAAATCCAACCGCATCGACGGCGTCATCGTCGAAGACCTGGTAGCGGAGGATTACGTCAAAGCCAACAACGAGCTGGCTTACAGCTCCCTGGACGATCTGGAGGGACTCGACGTCTCCATCGCATTCCCGAAAGGCTCCAAGCGTGTGGAGGAATTCAACAAAGCCGTCCAAGCGCTAAAGGATCAGGGAGAACTGCAAAAGCTGGAGGAAAAGTGGTTCGGAAAAAAATAA